The Deltaproteobacteria bacterium nucleotide sequence CTGACGCGGTGATCGCGCGGGCACAAAACGCCGGCATTACCAACCTGGTCGTTGTTGGCGGCGCCGGCGATATGTCGAGCAACAGTGCAGCAGTAGCTTTGGCTCAGCGCTGCGATAATGTTTATGCCACGGTGGGCATGCATCCGCACGACGCCAAGGACGTCGGCACGGATGAATTGCAAACACTGCGCGAGTTGGCCGCCCAGCCGAAAGTCGTTGCCATTGGCGAAACCGGCCTGGACTACTACTACAATCACTCGCCGCACGAAGTGCAGCGCCGCGTCTTTGCCCAGTTCATCGGCATGGCGCGTGAAACCAAGCTGCCGATTGTGGTCCACGAGCGGGATGCGGCCAAAGAAGCCGCCGACTTATTGAGCACAGAAGGGCAGGGCGCGCTGCGCGGCGTGATTCATTGCTTCACAGGCGATTACGCCGCGGCGTGTGCCTACCTGGACCTGGGTTTCTATCTTTCCTTTACCGGAGTCATCACATTCAAAAACGCCGAAGCGCTGCGCGACGTGGTGCGCCGCGTGCCGCTGGAACGTATGTTCGTCGAGACCGATTCGCCCTATCTCACACCCGTGCCGCACCGCGGCAAACGCAACGAGCCGGCGTTCGTGCGTTTCGTTGCCGAGACCATGGCACAGATCAAAGGCGTTTCGCTCGACGAAGTGGCGCGCGTGACCACGGAAAACGTGCGCGCGTTGTTCGGCATCAAATAGGAGCCAGGGTTCTCGCAAACTACGGGAGGAGTCCAAAGTGCGCAAAGTTGCAATCTTTGTTGGAACTTTTTTTGTCTTGCTGCATTGGCACGAATCGATTTGCTTGGCCCAAGAGCGCGTGCGCATTGGCTGGGCGGCGATGACGGCGTCGCATACGCTGCTGTGGGTGGCGCAGGAGAAAGGGCTGTTCACTAAGCACGGGCTAATCCCTGAATCGATTTTTTTCGGCGCCGGGCCGCCGGCCATGCAGGCGCTGGTCGCTGGCGATCTCGATGCCGCCGATCCACGGTCGTTTGTCGACGGGAGCTTTGTCCAGGAGATGGAGAGTTCGGGTTTTATCAAGCAGCTAAAGCGGTAGCGAAACGCCGCGTGATGTCTAAACTCGCACCGTTTGCAGATTAGGAAGCAGTCGACTGAGGACCGATAGAAGGGTGTAGTCGACACACGCGTCGAGGATTCCTAAGACGTCGTCCAGGTTTTTAGTTTCTGACTGTCGTGACGACACAATCTGGAGCTCATTCAATGAAAGTAAACCGCCTCGCCGGTTTGTTGTTGTTGCTTTCGATCATCAT carries:
- a CDS encoding TatD family deoxyribonuclease, yielding MLIDSHCHIQGKEYIGEADAVIARAQNAGITNLVVVGGAGDMSSNSAAVALAQRCDNVYATVGMHPHDAKDVGTDELQTLRELAAQPKVVAIGETGLDYYYNHSPHEVQRRVFAQFIGMARETKLPIVVHERDAAKEAADLLSTEGQGALRGVIHCFTGDYAAACAYLDLGFYLSFTGVITFKNAEALRDVVRRVPLERMFVETDSPYLTPVPHRGKRNEPAFVRFVAETMAQIKGVSLDEVARVTTENVRALFGIK